A window of the Dehalococcoidia bacterium genome harbors these coding sequences:
- a CDS encoding MmcQ/YjbR family DNA-binding protein, whose protein sequence is MKREEARAHCLSLPGVTADYPFGPEVQVFRVGGKLFALLSEVEHSVSLKCDPGLAEILRSAFAAIRPGYHLNKRHWNTVTLDGSVPDEQLTEMIAHSYDLVLSSLPKKAQAAIRAGSGTS, encoded by the coding sequence ATGAAACGCGAAGAGGCACGAGCTCATTGCCTGAGCCTGCCCGGGGTGACGGCCGACTACCCCTTCGGTCCCGAGGTGCAGGTCTTCCGGGTCGGTGGGAAGCTGTTCGCGCTGCTGTCCGAGGTCGAGCATAGCGTCAGCCTGAAATGCGACCCCGGGCTGGCGGAGATACTGCGGTCGGCCTTCGCGGCCATCCGTCCCGGCTACCACCTCAACAAGCGTCACTGGAACACGGTCACGCTGGACGGCTCGGTCCCGGACGAGCAGCTGACGGAGATGATCGCCCACTCGTACGACCTCGTGCTCTCGAGCCTCCCGAAGAAGGCCCAGGCGGCGATCAGGGCCGGCTCGGGCACGTCCTAG
- a CDS encoding alkaline phosphatase D family protein has product MTIYLPPRYLRLLRFLARASSLATCAIFAYLAIQRGPPAPPEGPGLERDIQYAFLLLAMVATAAAWRYPGFGGGLLTLSGAVLGVAAASRFSPETALAVALMFILPGVLFLALWGSGRAVLVQLAAFAFVAVVLVAGGREAQTRHEVAFGPAHPESALAPLPVDRVQWLWAGATTPTSFEVRAKLARAGAEARLVVSTRPGLEDPVYSAPAKARPEANRVVALRAEGLRPATTYYYGVEVEGRLDAYQRGEIETFPAGPASFTIAFASCARTGSNGAVFDAIRAANPLLYLITGDMHYENIESDDRGRFREAYDRVLGSPAQSALYRTTSIAYVWDDHDFGGNNSDASSPSKKAARLSYRENVPHYHLPAGDGNGAIYQAFSVGRVRVVMVDTRSERGAESAPGGGKSLLGSEQRAWLKEELLSASRSHSLVVWVSPVPWISGSSSDDWSAFASERREIADFIASRGIRNVVMLAGDAHMVALDDGSNSNYAASGSGGFPVFHAAALDRPGSVKGGPYSHGSFPGAGQFGLLDIKDDGRGPVRVTFRGLDYTGRELVSYTFTPPVAAAATP; this is encoded by the coding sequence ATGACCATATACCTCCCGCCCCGATACCTCCGGCTCCTGCGCTTCCTGGCCCGCGCTTCCTCGCTGGCCACCTGCGCGATATTCGCTTACCTCGCGATACAACGCGGCCCGCCCGCGCCCCCGGAAGGGCCGGGCCTGGAGCGCGATATCCAGTACGCCTTCCTGCTGCTGGCGATGGTCGCGACCGCGGCGGCATGGCGCTATCCCGGCTTCGGCGGCGGCTTGCTTACGCTCTCCGGGGCCGTCCTGGGTGTCGCGGCGGCGTCTCGTTTCTCGCCGGAAACGGCGCTGGCCGTGGCCCTCATGTTCATCCTGCCGGGAGTGCTGTTCCTCGCCCTCTGGGGCTCCGGCCGCGCCGTGCTCGTGCAGCTGGCGGCGTTCGCCTTCGTCGCCGTCGTCCTCGTCGCCGGCGGCCGCGAGGCCCAGACGCGCCACGAGGTCGCTTTCGGCCCGGCCCACCCGGAATCGGCCCTTGCGCCGCTGCCGGTAGACCGCGTGCAGTGGCTCTGGGCTGGCGCGACGACGCCAACGAGCTTCGAAGTCCGCGCCAAGCTCGCCCGCGCCGGCGCTGAGGCGCGACTGGTGGTCAGCACCCGTCCCGGCCTGGAAGACCCTGTGTATTCCGCGCCGGCGAAAGCGCGGCCGGAAGCGAACCGCGTCGTGGCCCTGCGGGCCGAAGGCCTGCGCCCCGCCACGACGTACTACTACGGCGTCGAGGTCGAGGGCCGGCTCGACGCCTACCAGCGGGGCGAAATCGAGACGTTCCCTGCCGGCCCGGCGTCCTTCACCATCGCCTTCGCTTCCTGCGCCCGGACCGGCTCCAACGGCGCCGTCTTCGACGCCATTCGCGCCGCCAACCCCCTGCTCTACCTGATCACCGGCGACATGCACTACGAGAACATCGAGTCCGACGACCGGGGGCGCTTCCGCGAGGCCTACGACAGGGTCCTGGGCTCGCCGGCCCAGTCCGCGCTCTACCGCACGACGTCAATCGCGTACGTCTGGGACGACCACGACTTTGGAGGCAACAATTCGGATGCGAGTTCGCCGAGCAAGAAGGCGGCCAGGCTCTCCTATCGCGAGAATGTGCCCCACTACCACCTGCCGGCCGGCGATGGGAACGGAGCCATCTACCAGGCGTTCAGCGTCGGGCGTGTCCGGGTCGTAATGGTGGACACGCGCTCGGAGCGCGGCGCCGAAAGCGCGCCGGGCGGCGGCAAGAGCCTGCTGGGCAGCGAACAGCGGGCCTGGCTGAAAGAGGAGCTGCTTTCCGCCTCCCGCAGCCACTCGCTGGTTGTCTGGGTCAGCCCCGTGCCCTGGATCTCCGGCAGCTCCAGCGACGACTGGAGCGCCTTCGCCTCGGAGAGGCGTGAAATCGCGGACTTCATAGCCAGCAGGGGGATCCGAAACGTCGTGATGCTGGCCGGCGACGCGCACATGGTGGCCCTGGACGACGGCTCCAATAGCAACTATGCCGCCAGCGGCAGCGGTGGCTTCCCCGTCTTCCACGCCGCCGCGCTCGACCGGCCGGGCTCGGTCAAAGGCGGCCCCTACAGCCACGGCTCCTTCCCGGGCGCGGGGCAGTTCGGCTTGCTCGACATCAAGGACGACGGCCGCGGCCCCGTGCGCGTGACGTTCCGTGGCCTGGACTACACCGGCCGCGAGCTGGTCTCGTACACCTTTACGCCGCCCGTGGCCGCGGCGGCAACGCCTTAG
- the ftsH gene encoding ATP-dependent zinc metalloprotease FtsH, with protein MGSRWMRNSFVYLLILVAVIAIVVAFFRPSSGSNEKHDISTVIAHAKTNQIEKIEVNGDNLKVKLKDGGSYSSRKESSESVREILQDSGVDVTGLQIDVKEPSQFGDWIGLLIQFLPILIFIGLILFMMRQAQGSNSQAMSFGKSRARMFTANKPSVTFVDVAGVDEAKEELQEVVEFLKYPEKFVALGARIPRGVLLVGPPGTGKTLLARAVAGEAGVPFFSISGSEFVEMFVGVGASRVRDLFDQAKRNAPCIVFVDEIDAVGRQRGAGLGGSHDEREQTLNQILVEMDGFDTNTNVIVIAATNRPDILDPALLRPGRFDRQVVIDAPDVKGRVAILEVHTKGKPLEKEVSLENLAKRTPGFSGADLANLVNEAAILAARQNKKRIGIHEFEEAIDRVMMGPERKSRVRSPRENEMVAYHEAGHALVAYKLEDFDPLYKITIVSRGMAGGYTLALPEEDRHINTKSYLEKRLAMALGGHAAEEIVFGEMSTGPSDDISKVTKLARAMVTRYGMSEQLGPRTFGHKEELIFLGREISEQRDYSERIAEEIDDEVRRIIDKAHDLARQIIRENRAKLDQLARKLIEVETLEGDQLLALMAAPTDEEPPSEAAAPTPPAPPAPPEPEPREEAPRPQGRPGLAWGTGAGG; from the coding sequence ATGGGTTCACGCTGGATGCGTAACAGCTTCGTTTACTTACTTATCCTGGTGGCGGTCATCGCCATCGTTGTCGCCTTCTTCCGCCCCTCCTCGGGGTCGAACGAAAAGCACGACATCAGCACGGTAATCGCCCACGCAAAGACGAACCAGATCGAGAAGATCGAAGTCAACGGCGACAACCTCAAGGTCAAGCTCAAGGACGGCGGTAGCTACTCCTCTCGCAAGGAGAGCAGCGAAAGCGTCCGCGAGATCCTCCAGGACTCCGGCGTAGACGTCACCGGCCTCCAGATCGACGTCAAGGAGCCGAGCCAGTTCGGCGACTGGATTGGCCTTCTGATCCAGTTCCTGCCGATCCTCATCTTCATCGGCCTGATCCTCTTCATGATGCGCCAGGCGCAGGGCTCGAACTCCCAGGCCATGAGCTTCGGCAAGAGCCGCGCCCGTATGTTCACGGCCAACAAGCCCTCCGTGACCTTCGTCGACGTTGCCGGCGTGGACGAAGCGAAGGAAGAACTGCAGGAGGTCGTCGAGTTCCTGAAGTACCCGGAGAAGTTCGTCGCCCTCGGCGCCCGCATCCCGCGCGGCGTGCTCCTCGTCGGCCCTCCCGGGACCGGCAAGACCCTGCTCGCGCGGGCCGTTGCCGGTGAGGCCGGCGTGCCCTTCTTCTCGATCTCCGGCTCCGAGTTCGTCGAGATGTTCGTCGGCGTCGGCGCCAGCCGCGTACGCGACCTCTTCGACCAGGCGAAGCGCAATGCGCCCTGCATCGTCTTCGTGGACGAGATCGACGCCGTCGGCCGCCAGCGGGGCGCCGGTCTGGGCGGCAGCCACGACGAGCGCGAGCAGACCCTGAACCAGATCCTGGTGGAGATGGACGGCTTCGACACGAACACCAACGTTATCGTGATCGCCGCCACCAACCGCCCCGACATCCTCGACCCGGCGCTCCTCCGCCCCGGCCGCTTCGACCGCCAGGTCGTCATCGACGCACCGGACGTGAAGGGCCGCGTCGCGATCCTGGAGGTTCACACCAAGGGCAAGCCGCTGGAGAAGGAAGTCTCGCTCGAAAACCTGGCGAAGCGGACACCCGGCTTCTCCGGCGCCGACCTCGCGAACCTCGTGAATGAGGCCGCCATCCTGGCGGCGCGCCAGAACAAGAAGCGCATCGGCATACACGAGTTCGAGGAGGCCATCGACCGCGTGATGATGGGCCCGGAGCGCAAGAGCCGTGTCCGCAGCCCGCGTGAGAACGAGATGGTGGCCTACCACGAGGCCGGCCACGCCCTCGTCGCCTACAAGCTCGAAGACTTCGACCCCCTGTACAAGATCACGATCGTCTCGCGGGGGATGGCCGGCGGCTACACGCTCGCCCTGCCCGAGGAGGACCGCCACATCAACACCAAGTCCTACCTCGAGAAGCGGCTCGCCATGGCCCTGGGCGGCCACGCTGCCGAGGAGATCGTCTTCGGCGAGATGTCGACCGGCCCCTCCGACGACATCAGCAAGGTCACGAAGCTGGCGCGCGCCATGGTCACGCGCTACGGCATGAGCGAGCAGCTTGGCCCGCGGACCTTCGGCCACAAGGAGGAGCTGATCTTCCTCGGCCGCGAGATCAGCGAGCAACGGGACTACTCCGAACGCATAGCCGAGGAGATCGACGACGAAGTGCGCCGCATAATCGACAAGGCGCATGACCTCGCCCGCCAGATCATCCGTGAGAACCGCGCCAAGCTGGATCAACTGGCCCGCAAGCTCATCGAGGTCGAGACGCTTGAGGGCGACCAGCTGCTGGCCCTCATGGCCGCCCCGACGGACGAAGAGCCGCCCTCAGAAGCCGCCGCGCCGACCCCACCGGCGCCCCCGGCGCCGCCCGAGCCTGAGCCGCGTGAGGAAGCTCCGCGCCCCCAGGGCCGGCCGGGCCTGGCCTGGGGCACCGGCGCCGGGGGATAG
- a CDS encoding phosphotriesterase-related protein: protein MATVHTARGQIDTAELGMTLMHEHVFTRSPGVFEAWPHLWDRAAEIANAVRTFRDLKAAGIDTIVDLTTVDLGRDVRMVSEVARQVDLNIIMATGVWRYPPRYFTPRNIDQVASLFVKDIEEGMEATDIRAAIIKVATEPDVDTLNEAMLRAVSRAHRRTGAPISTHTYVQTKCGLKQQDIFESEGVDLSRVVIGHSGDSDDIEYLTAIMKRGSYIGMDRFGLDMFLPTEKRIETVAKLCEMGYAGQMVLSHDTNCFMDTIPRSVRPERMPNWHYQHITRDILPALHERGVTEDQVRTMLVENPRRIFEKQGAY from the coding sequence ATGGCGACCGTGCACACGGCCCGCGGACAGATCGACACGGCGGAGCTCGGCATGACCCTGATGCACGAGCACGTCTTCACGCGTTCTCCCGGTGTCTTCGAGGCCTGGCCCCACCTCTGGGACCGCGCCGCGGAGATCGCCAACGCCGTACGGACGTTCCGCGACCTCAAGGCGGCGGGCATCGACACGATCGTCGACCTCACGACGGTAGACCTGGGCCGCGACGTCCGGATGGTGAGCGAGGTGGCGCGGCAGGTAGACCTCAACATCATCATGGCGACGGGCGTCTGGCGTTACCCGCCGCGCTATTTCACGCCGCGGAACATAGACCAGGTCGCGAGCCTCTTTGTGAAGGACATCGAGGAGGGAATGGAGGCGACGGACATCCGCGCGGCGATCATCAAGGTCGCGACGGAGCCCGACGTGGACACGCTCAACGAAGCCATGCTCCGGGCCGTTTCCCGGGCGCATCGCCGGACCGGCGCGCCGATCAGCACCCACACCTACGTGCAGACGAAGTGCGGCCTCAAGCAGCAGGACATCTTCGAGAGCGAAGGGGTCGACCTGTCGCGCGTTGTCATCGGCCATTCGGGCGACTCCGACGACATCGAGTACCTGACGGCGATCATGAAGCGAGGCAGCTACATAGGCATGGACCGCTTCGGCCTGGACATGTTCCTGCCGACAGAGAAGCGGATCGAGACGGTGGCGAAGCTGTGCGAGATGGGATACGCGGGACAGATGGTGCTCTCGCATGACACGAATTGCTTCATGGACACGATCCCGCGGTCGGTGAGGCCGGAGCGCATGCCGAACTGGCACTACCAGCACATAACGCGCGACATCCTCCCGGCCTTGCACGAGCGCGGCGTTACAGAGGACCAGGTCCGCACGATGCTGGTGGAGAACCCGCGCCGCATCTTTGAGAAGCAGGGGGCGTACTAG
- a CDS encoding acyl-CoA dehydrogenase family protein has product MTATQAPKSRTYLEERVDHLPFGSPAKARRYQTERYLGATGRNWYTCDPSLQFLLDYYMYPEETAWARPHLERLGALMGGPISERADATDKDPPRLVKYDKWGHDISEVVLPESLRQARRDVLEQGFDSPEFRRQAQAAGVRVLPLTTAASYLLCQADIGLSCALGTGGGMIAALVDQYAPPSVRDWLMPRIQAGELRGSTAQLLTERTGGSDLAEIETTAERDGDAYRLNGLKWFASNADGEAYVVLAKPVGAADNLRGAASFLVLKERRDGSRNGIRIRQLKDKLGTRSVASAEVEFVDAEAFLLSGDPSDSEGAAGDGRGASRLMAMTNGARMGVAMMGLGCARRALVESICYASYREAFGKRVIDHPLMRRKLAEMIVDVEAVQAMVFDRSLPNHMRRSREVEGLRLAPPIVKLRAARLGITAAGDAMEVHGGNGYVETWPVARILRDAHVNSIWEGTDNILCLDVRRAIEREEADVPFLERIEEAVENASESSPATRLVAERAEDLRRAIRAWKDLDRTAAEARLFPLATFMGEVYAGALLVEQAAWEQRHFGRDRKALVARLFAERYLRAPDPLRGIGSRDESVDRFDELLAGAFVDEAARA; this is encoded by the coding sequence ATGACAGCGACACAGGCACCCAAGTCCCGGACTTACCTCGAGGAGCGGGTCGACCACTTGCCCTTCGGCTCGCCGGCGAAGGCGCGCCGCTATCAGACCGAACGCTATCTGGGAGCCACAGGCCGCAACTGGTACACCTGTGACCCTTCGCTCCAGTTCCTCCTCGACTACTACATGTATCCCGAGGAGACTGCCTGGGCGCGGCCCCATCTCGAGCGCCTCGGCGCCCTCATGGGAGGGCCGATCTCCGAGCGGGCAGACGCGACCGACAAAGACCCGCCGCGCCTGGTGAAGTACGACAAGTGGGGCCACGACATCAGCGAGGTGGTGCTGCCGGAGTCGCTGCGACAGGCCCGCCGCGACGTGCTGGAGCAGGGCTTCGATTCTCCGGAATTCCGGCGGCAGGCCCAGGCGGCCGGCGTCCGCGTCCTGCCGCTGACCACGGCCGCCAGCTACCTCCTCTGTCAGGCCGACATCGGCCTCTCGTGCGCCCTGGGCACCGGGGGCGGCATGATTGCCGCGCTCGTCGACCAGTACGCGCCGCCCTCCGTGCGCGACTGGCTCATGCCCCGTATCCAGGCGGGCGAGTTGCGCGGCAGCACCGCGCAGCTGCTCACGGAGCGGACGGGAGGCTCCGACCTTGCGGAGATCGAGACGACAGCCGAGCGCGACGGCGATGCCTACCGCCTGAACGGCCTCAAGTGGTTCGCATCGAACGCCGACGGTGAGGCCTACGTGGTGCTGGCCAAGCCCGTCGGCGCGGCCGACAACCTGAGGGGCGCCGCCTCCTTCCTGGTCCTCAAGGAGCGCCGCGACGGCAGCCGCAACGGCATCCGCATCCGCCAGCTCAAGGACAAGCTCGGGACGAGGTCCGTCGCCTCAGCCGAGGTCGAGTTCGTCGACGCCGAGGCGTTCCTCCTGTCCGGCGACCCGTCCGACAGCGAAGGCGCAGCCGGTGATGGGCGCGGCGCTTCGCGCCTGATGGCAATGACCAACGGCGCCCGCATGGGCGTGGCCATGATGGGCCTGGGCTGCGCACGCCGCGCTCTCGTGGAGTCCATCTGCTACGCCAGCTATCGCGAGGCCTTCGGCAAAAGAGTGATCGACCACCCGCTGATGAGACGGAAGCTCGCGGAGATGATCGTCGACGTCGAGGCGGTGCAGGCGATGGTGTTCGACCGCAGCCTGCCGAACCACATGCGCAGGTCCAGGGAGGTCGAAGGCCTGCGCCTGGCGCCGCCCATCGTGAAGCTCAGGGCCGCGCGGTTGGGCATCACCGCCGCGGGAGATGCGATGGAGGTGCACGGCGGCAACGGCTACGTCGAGACCTGGCCGGTAGCGCGCATCCTCAGGGACGCCCACGTCAATTCGATCTGGGAGGGCACGGACAACATCCTCTGCCTCGACGTGCGTCGCGCCATCGAGCGCGAGGAGGCCGATGTCCCCTTCCTGGAGCGCATCGAAGAGGCGGTGGAGAATGCCAGCGAGAGCTCGCCGGCCACGAGGCTGGTCGCCGAACGGGCCGAGGACCTGCGACGCGCCATCAGAGCCTGGAAGGACCTCGACCGAACGGCGGCCGAGGCACGACTCTTCCCCCTGGCGACGTTCATGGGCGAGGTATACGCCGGAGCCCTGCTCGTCGAGCAGGCGGCGTGGGAGCAGCGCCACTTCGGGAGGGACCGCAAGGCACTGGTCGCGCGCCTCTTCGCCGAGCGCTATCTGCGCGCCCCGGATCCGCTGCGCGGCATCGGCTCGCGCGACGAGTCCGTCGACCGCTTCGACGAGCTCCTGGCCGGCGCCTTCGTCGACGAAGCCGCCCGCGCGTAG
- a CDS encoding M23 family metallopeptidase encodes MRRPGLRPVFHAVILLLASGAALYAATHSYGRGFAQGGDSGATDGLSFPGVSAAVARGEPRALPLAAAPLTQASIATAPAEAASGLPDNEALRLAASRAAGEPLPPAAPTPTPPAEPPCDRTVSPLYCVYTVQPADTLSKIATQFGLKGSGTVPGYELLVQSNKPDIVSADDFIQPGQRLRVPLKNGIVHVVLTGETLSEIAAAFGVDTSAITDATNSLPASGVITIGQELLISEPARVPAPKLAAAPTPTATPSPEPTPTTVPGETPAATGSPAPTGTPRATRTPAAATATPRSRPSAFIWPATGPISSYFGPAHPLGIDIDLYANPNAPIVAAAAGTVTFAGGNPCCSYGLYVIVDHGNGYTTLYAHLSSINVSQGQRVTQGQLLGLGGRTGYATGNHLHFEVRYNDAVIDPLSVLP; translated from the coding sequence ATGAGAAGACCCGGCCTCCGGCCCGTCTTCCATGCCGTGATCTTGCTGCTCGCCTCCGGGGCGGCGCTCTACGCCGCCACACACTCCTACGGCCGCGGTTTCGCGCAGGGCGGAGACAGCGGCGCGACGGACGGACTCTCCTTCCCCGGTGTCTCAGCCGCCGTGGCCAGGGGAGAGCCGCGCGCCCTGCCGCTGGCCGCCGCCCCGCTGACCCAGGCCTCCATTGCCACCGCGCCTGCGGAAGCTGCCTCAGGCCTGCCAGACAATGAGGCCCTGCGGCTTGCCGCGTCGCGCGCGGCCGGGGAACCGCTCCCACCGGCAGCCCCGACGCCCACGCCGCCAGCGGAGCCCCCATGCGACCGCACCGTGAGCCCGCTCTACTGCGTCTACACCGTCCAGCCCGCCGACACGCTGAGCAAGATCGCAACCCAGTTCGGCCTCAAGGGGTCAGGTACCGTCCCGGGCTACGAGCTCCTGGTTCAGAGCAACAAGCCTGACATCGTCAGCGCGGACGACTTCATCCAGCCGGGGCAGCGCCTCAGGGTGCCGCTCAAGAACGGGATCGTCCACGTGGTGCTCACGGGCGAGACGCTGAGCGAGATCGCCGCCGCGTTCGGCGTCGACACTTCGGCCATCACGGACGCAACCAACTCGCTGCCGGCCTCGGGGGTGATCACCATCGGCCAGGAGTTGCTGATCTCGGAGCCGGCGCGCGTACCCGCGCCGAAGCTGGCTGCCGCCCCGACGCCCACCGCCACCCCATCTCCCGAGCCCACGCCTACGACCGTGCCGGGCGAGACACCGGCCGCCACCGGCTCGCCGGCGCCTACGGGGACACCGCGAGCTACGCGGACGCCCGCGGCGGCCACGGCAACCCCCCGCTCGCGGCCCTCCGCCTTCATCTGGCCCGCCACAGGCCCGATCTCGAGCTACTTCGGGCCCGCGCACCCGCTCGGGATCGACATCGACCTGTACGCGAACCCGAATGCGCCCATCGTTGCGGCGGCGGCCGGGACGGTTACATTCGCGGGCGGGAACCCATGCTGCTCCTACGGGCTCTACGTCATCGTGGACCACGGCAACGGCTACACCACGCTCTACGCCCACCTTTCGAGCATCAATGTGAGCCAGGGCCAGCGCGTGACGCAGGGCCAGCTTCTCGGCCTTGGCGGACGCACAGGCTACGCGACCGGGAACCACCTCCACTTCGAGGTCCGCTACAACGACGCCGTGATCGACCCGCTATCCGTCCTTCCGTAG